ATTCCAGTACATTAACAGAACTGAATTCTGAGTTATGGTCCAGTTATTTACTGCATATCATATTCTTAGAGAGAGCTGGAACAGATCTGAGCATTTTTCCATCCGTGCAACCTCTGCAAGGGAGGGCGACTCCATCGTTCGTTAAAAAGGAAAACCCTCCTTTCACTGTTGACTAGGCAACGTTGTTGAATAGTTCAAAACCAGTTCAGTTTCAGACTCCCTCTTttaatttagttcataaattGTCTGTGATTAATGTTTCTTTGAAGTTGCTATATAACATTTCTTGATTGGTTGATGTTGCAGATCACCATTTTGTGATATGTATTGTAATCTACGTTGATGTAATCACATTATTGTTATACATACATGTTAGCTTAGAACTGTATGGTTTATAGGCTTCTATgggtaattattatttaatagaaTCCTAAATGTACTCAATCGGATAATTCATGCGATTCAGGGTATccacataaacataaaaatgtttatttgtgATATGTACTTTGTATTTATTACTTCATTATGTTGCtacgtttttaaaatactttttgCAAACTGCAGTATGTTATATTTCAATATAAATATTAACATAAATACGAAAGACATTATAGcttattacataatttatttcaaaatgtaaatatattaaatacaaaaatgatAATGAAGTAGTTGTTTGGGTAAAACACAAATCACAGTAGTCGCATCCAACTTTCGTCAGTTTGAGTAGTTTTGTCAACATACCGTGGTTTAGGAGGACAAATCTGATACAAGCGTTGATATTGAGGACTCAATGGACGTATCGGACGTCTACACTTGATGTCGCTCAATTTCATTCTTTTAAAAGACGGCTCGGTCGCAGTATCGTTGTCCGGTTGACATCTTTTAAGACTGGCGCTCGCTAAAAGTGAGGTATAAAGCACCTAAACGAAAAATTATGCTActtacaaaaactattttgaGCAGAAATAGATATGTTGTTCATTACTGACCTCACCATACTTGTCATTGAAGACCAAAGATTTGTCGATGTGTTAACAGGTGCGTCGTCAGTGTGATTTAAATTCGAAGCATGATGAATGTTCGTAGAATTATTGAGAATATTTACTTGTAAAGAAACATTAAAATTGGTTTTGTTATCAGTGGCTTCTGCTGGATCTATTGATAACAAGGCAATAGCTGCTGCCTTGGAAGCATTGAGATCCAGTTTGGTTAACGCACTTTCCCAGAGTGCTCCATCCGAGTCACGTTTGTTCTCACAAGTTGGAAATATGTTACtcatgttttctttttcctcATCATCGATGTTGGAAGTGTTCGGTgctgttttaaatatttcctcGTCCGCGCTAACGTAAAACTCATCTAAAAATCATACTGCCAAAGCAACCAAACAAAAGTTCAATAATTAGGTACCTGTCAATTCGGAAGCCTCTTTTTCTGCATCActttctgcaaaataaaatatcattgTATCGTGTCAGTCGGgaaaattatttgtaaaagTCGTGTACCTTCAGTTAGGGGTAGATACTTGGGGTTTTTACTGGGTTCGGGAATTGAAGGTGACAAGGAAAAAGTCACTCTTCTTTCGCTCTTCTTAGAGTCGCTCAAATTAGCTGACCCTGTCAATTTAAGGCTAGATTTTTGGATGCACTTGATCTCACTCTGGTTAATGGGAGTAATTTTGTCATGTTTGCTCATCTCTTCCTTGTGCACTAGAGGTGTACTGGTCGCTCCAATGGTCATAGCAGCTCCATTTTGTTGGGTACCAGGGATAATACTTTTGTAAAATGGTGTCACCTCCGGTGAGGGCTCCTCTTTTTCCATTAGAGGGGTTACCGGAGTCTTCGGTGTGCCAACTTGCATTTTGAAGTGTTCCTGTTTTATCGAGCATTTATTGTGTGGAACTAGTTCGTCcaaagaattaaaaatttgtttgcaAAAAACACAATGTAGGGGCCAGTGTCTACTTTTAATGTGACTTAACATCTCCACTGAGACATTTTTGATGGTGGTCCTTCCATAAATGCAAATTTCACAATCTGGGTTTAC
The sequence above is drawn from the Tenebrio molitor chromosome X, icTenMoli1.1, whole genome shotgun sequence genome and encodes:
- the fs(1)Ya gene encoding uncharacterized protein fs(1)Ya isoform X1, yielding MEDFQENCCRLCSKVFCCKNCRALHEQNAHNVNPDCEICIYGRTTIKNVSVEMLSHIKSRHWPLHCVFCKQIFNSLDELVPHNKCSIKQEHFKMQVGTPKTPVTPLMEKEEPSPEVTPFYKSIIPGTQQNGAAMTIGATSTPLVHKEEMSKHDKITPINQSEIKCIQKSSLKLTGSANLSDSKKSERRVTFSLSPSIPEPSKNPKYLPLTEESDAEKEASELTDEFYVSADEEIFKTAPNTSNIDDEEKENMSNIFPTCENKRDSDGALWESALTKLDLNASKAAAIALLSIDPAEATDNKTNFNVSLQVNILNNSTNIHHASNLNHTDDAPVNTSTNLWSSMTSMVRSVMNNISISAQNSFSSASLKRCQPDNDTATEPSFKRMKLSDIKCRRPIRPLSPQYQRLYQICPPKPRYVDKTTQTDESWMRLL
- the fs(1)Ya gene encoding uncharacterized protein fs(1)Ya isoform X2 translates to MLSHIKSRHWPLHCVFCKQIFNSLDELVPHNKCSIKQEHFKMQVGTPKTPVTPLMEKEEPSPEVTPFYKSIIPGTQQNGAAMTIGATSTPLVHKEEMSKHDKITPINQSEIKCIQKSSLKLTGSANLSDSKKSERRVTFSLSPSIPEPSKNPKYLPLTEESDAEKEASELTDEFYVSADEEIFKTAPNTSNIDDEEKENMSNIFPTCENKRDSDGALWESALTKLDLNASKAAAIALLSIDPAEATDNKTNFNVSLQVNILNNSTNIHHASNLNHTDDAPVNTSTNLWSSMTSMVRSVMNNISISAQNSFSSASLKRCQPDNDTATEPSFKRMKLSDIKCRRPIRPLSPQYQRLYQICPPKPRYVDKTTQTDESWMRLL
- the fs(1)Ya gene encoding uncharacterized protein fs(1)Ya isoform X4, with the protein product MEDFQENCCRLCSKVFCCKNCRALHEQNAHNVNPDCEICIYGRTTIKNVSVEMLSHIKSRHWPLHCVFCKQIFNSLDELVPHNKCSIKQEHFKMQVGTPKTPVTPLMEKEEPSPEVTPFYKSIIPGTQQNGAAMTIGATSTPLVHKEEMSKHDKITPINQSEIKCIQKSSLKLTGSANLSDSKKSERRVTFSLSPSIPEPSKNPKYLPLTEESDAEKEASELTDEFYVSADEEIFKTAPNTSNIDDEEKENMSNIFPTCENKRDSDGALWESALTKLDLNASKAAAIALLSIDPAEATDNKTNFNVSLQVNILNNSTNIHHASNLNHTDDAPVNTSTNLWSSMTSMVSERQS
- the fs(1)Ya gene encoding uncharacterized protein fs(1)Ya isoform X3, which translates into the protein MEDFQENCCRLCSKVFCCKNCRALHEQNAHNVNPDCEICIYGRTTIKNVSVEMLSHIKSRHWPLHCVFCKQIFNSLDELVPHNKCSIKQEHFKMQVGTPKTPVTPLMEKEEPSPEVTPFYKSIIPGTQQNGAAMTIGATSTPLVHKEEMSKHDKITPINQSEIKCIQKSSLKLTGSANLSDSKKSERRVTFSLSPSIPEPSKNPKYLPLTEESDAEKEASELTDEFYVSADEEIFKTAPNTSNIDDEEKENMSNIFPTCENKRDSDGALWESALTKLDLNASKAAAIALLSIDPAEATDNKTNFNVSLQVNILNNSTNIHHASNLNHTDDAPVNTSTNLWSSMTSMVRCFIPHF